In Desmonostoc muscorum LEGE 12446, the genomic window TTACCATTTTGCGCCAGAATTTAGAGAATATGAGGATAAGATACGGAAAAAGCTGTTAATAATAGGAGGGACAGAAGTAGAATTAATGGCTCTACATCGAAATCATTATCAAGCGATGGAAAAGACTGGTAAACCATATTCACAAGTTTGCCAGGATCTATCGATAATTTTATTTTGGAGAAGCTTCATTTTTCAGTGGATTAAAAAGTTTCGTCATTCAGTAATGAATAACAATTTGGCTATTAAATATCTAGGGCTTGATTGATGACAAAAATTAGGGTTGCAGGTATTGGGGTGTGGGGTGTAGGGAATTAAGAAGATGTTGAACTCCTTGACGCAACTAAAATTTAATTGTCTTAAAACGAACATGCAACTCTACCCCCTGCCCTGACCAGATTTCAGCTTAACAAGCGTGCCATTCGTACAAGCCCCCACTAATTTTTCCTACACCCTACACCCTACACCCAACCCCCTACTTTATGACACTACAAGACACATTACAAGGTTATTCCCCATCAGAACAAAAACGCATAGTTGAAGGGGCATATCAACTAGGAATTACACCAGACGATCCAGTTTTTAGGATGATGGCTACACTGGGCAGATATGAAGAAACGATCATAGACCTCCAGGCAAGAATGGAGGCAATGATAGAAGCGTGGGCAGCACTGATAGACCAAAAACTGGATAAGACAAGCAAACAAGCCGAGTCAATGCATTATACAGTTGTGTCAAATGCTGTACGTGATGAGATCAAAAAAATCAAGCCCATCGGCACAGGCATGAAAGTGCAGGCAGGCTGGGGATTGGGGACAGTATCTCTTGTGTGTGGATTAGTAGCGGCTGGCAGTACCTTGCTGGGTTCGCTGACCACATGGAATCTGGTGCAAAATATAGGAACGAATCAGTCAGTAGTAGTCTCACGTAACGAGATAAAGATTCTCCAATGGGCAAAATCCCAAGAGGGTAAGCAAATGTATCAAATAATCTTGAAGAATCAAGCAGCGATTGAAGCCTGTCAAACACAGCAGAGTAAAACCCAAGGCTATTGTTTAATTCAAGTAGGTAAGTGAGTAGCTAACCTACTTTCAAGTAATCTTGTTCGATGTACCCAAGTTTACTAGCTTCAATCAGAGCATTGACGCGATCCTTGACATCTAACTTCGCAAAAATCTTGTTAATATGGCCTTTAACGGTACTTTCAGTAATAAATAACCGCTCGGCAATCAGCTTATTAGAAGAACCATCTGCCATCAAAGAGATAATTTGCATTTCAGTGGCACTAAGATTATCTTGGTAACTCTTCCCCTTAATTTTCTGCTGGAAGAAAAAATTATGTCGGCTAATATCAGGGTCAAAAAAAGACTTGTTATCGTAGAATGTGGTTTTAATTGCTTCTAAAATCAAAGGAACATTATTCTTTTTGAGAATGTAAGAATCAGCGCCGGCATTTAAAGCTGATTGAACAGTGCCTTGAGAAGAATGGGAAGAAAGAACAACAATTTTAGTCTTGCTATTGACTTTGACCTCTTTGATCACTTCTAGCCCCGATATGTCGGGTAAACCAATATCCACCAAAATCACATCGGGATTTAATTCCTTAACTAAATTAATCCCTTCAATACCAGTACGAGCAACGCCGACCATTTCCATATCTGGTTGTTGATTGATAGCAGTAGTGATCCCCAACCTAATAAGTTCTTCATCCTCAATGAGCGCTAATCGAATCATAAATCACTTCGATTATAAGATGACTCAATATTTATAACATAGTTATTGGTATTAAGTCTTTTACTTTTGGCTGATGTATTATAACATATAAGTAAGAAAAATCTTTCCAGATAAATGAAAGAAAGTTTAGTACTAAAGCTTGATTGGATATTTCTTTTAGAACTAAAATAAAAGCATTCTCAAATTTTTTGAAGAAGAATTCAGGTATTCTGAATTCAGTCCTTCTGAATCAATCAGTCGGGGATTCAGACCGCGCAGGAATTGTTGACCACAAAACAAGAAAATTTAGTGGGGGTGCAAAAACGCCGGTTATTCATCCGCCAGTCGTACCGAAAACATTGCTGAATTCTGACGACTGACGCCTTTATTCTGTTCGATAGACATAATTAGCATTTATTCATAAAAGTAGCCAAAATAACCATCTGTCGTTGGAAACATAGTTATGCAACAGGAAGTTTTAAGCATCTTAGGTTTGTTACACGATGTTTCAAACAACTATCAAGGAGCATCGTTAGTTTTGAATCAGATAATTGATGGTGCTTATGGACAGTCTTTAGAAGAGATCAAACCGTTGCTGATCGCTTTACAACAAACGAATGAGCGAGGGGTGAGTTTGATTCAATCTAAAAGAACTGCTTTTTTTGAACTAAATCCAGTCACAGTGGAACAGTTTGATATGTTAAGTTTTTTACAAACAACTTATTCTCGATTCAAACTAATAGCACAGTATCATTCCTTGAATCTCCACTATGAAACTCAATCATCGTACAAGCATGGAACGCAAGTACGGGGTGACAGCATAAGTATTGACAGAATGCTGTGTAATCTTGTAACAAATGCTATTAAGTACACTCTTACCGGAGATATCTTTTTAAGGCTGCTCAATCAAGAAGATGATTTAGCCATCGAGATTGAAGATACCGGCTGTGGGATTGCCGCCGAACAAATTTCTAATATATTTATCCCATTATGGCGAGCGCCAAATAGCAATTTATTACATCAATCAGGGATGGGACTAGGACTGTACATCGCCTTATGTGTGGCTCATGCTCATGGTTTGAGGATAAGCGTAAACTCGGTAGTTAGACAAGGAACTAAATTCACCATTATATTTCCTTACAAAGATGACGGGATCTATGGGGTTGATGATAGGATGTTGCCCAAGTCACAGAGGT contains:
- a CDS encoding DUF6753 family protein, giving the protein MTLQDTLQGYSPSEQKRIVEGAYQLGITPDDPVFRMMATLGRYEETIIDLQARMEAMIEAWAALIDQKLDKTSKQAESMHYTVVSNAVRDEIKKIKPIGTGMKVQAGWGLGTVSLVCGLVAAGSTLLGSLTTWNLVQNIGTNQSVVVSRNEIKILQWAKSQEGKQMYQIILKNQAAIEACQTQQSKTQGYCLIQVGK
- a CDS encoding response regulator transcription factor translates to MIRLALIEDEELIRLGITTAINQQPDMEMVGVARTGIEGINLVKELNPDVILVDIGLPDISGLEVIKEVKVNSKTKIVVLSSHSSQGTVQSALNAGADSYILKKNNVPLILEAIKTTFYDNKSFFDPDISRHNFFFQQKIKGKSYQDNLSATEMQIISLMADGSSNKLIAERLFITESTVKGHINKIFAKLDVKDRVNALIEASKLGYIEQDYLKVG
- a CDS encoding sensor histidine kinase → MQQEVLSILGLLHDVSNNYQGASLVLNQIIDGAYGQSLEEIKPLLIALQQTNERGVSLIQSKRTAFFELNPVTVEQFDMLSFLQTTYSRFKLIAQYHSLNLHYETQSSYKHGTQVRGDSISIDRMLCNLVTNAIKYTLTGDIFLRLLNQEDDLAIEIEDTGCGIAAEQISNIFIPLWRAPNSNLLHQSGMGLGLYIALCVAHAHGLRISVNSVVRQGTKFTIIFPYKDDGIYGVDDRMLPKSQRLQDALPI